The genomic DNA gcgtgcccctgttttatgttaccggaaaaaacgttattacaaaaatgtcattgccacgtcagacgttACGTCAGAAATCactgacgtgtaaccataactcagccgtaacgtgTTACAGAgtatgttgtggctgagttataggtatgttgcggctgagttatcggaaaaacatttgaataagagcggacggctgacttatgaaaatctggctgagttatgcccATAAGTCAGCCAAACGTTACAGCTGACTTATTAAATCTgactgagttatgcgcataactcagctgtagttacggctgagttttcacctgatagttgagttgtcaaaattttggctgagttatcacaacgacacggctgaattgtcaaaattttggctgagttatcacaatgACACGGCTGATTTACCATTTTTTGCCTggttgagttatgaaaaacggctgacttatgagatgttgttacagctgagttatggtaaaaaaactataactcagccgtcataggttgacttatcgtacaactcagccgtcaaacggctgacttatcagcaaaagattaattactaaaataaactttttttctttttaattactgtaatgtttttcatgttgtgactgagttataatttgtttgatggctgagttttatttaGACTGAGTTATCACGTCGGACGcaacatccatgtcagcattccatgtcatcattttttttctccggaaatacgaaacgtcgttcgactctttttcttcaactggttaataagtgaactatttaccttcttattTTACTTgttcttccacttcttcttcactttcttcttcaccttgttcttctacttcttcttcaccttgttcttctacttcttcttcaccttgttcttctacttcttcttcaccttgttcttctacttcttcttcaacttgttcttaattttctttcatggatccagttccagtactagttgtttccggtaattgggtaaagacacagagatatgtatttaacaccgacgatagagggtgtatagttgtgcataTAGATGGAtgcacaacacacgacaagcttgtggagcttgttcttgaagactacggattggacgcgtttagccatgagctaaagctgagttacatgttctcgaacagggCAATGAAACATttggcgcatgatactccaccagtttttgtctccaatgatcgacagttgcaatgttttttggggctatggaaaaccgatcagctacgtttttccgtcacatgacctttcgttttcccgtaaatattataactcagccgtaaagtcatatatatcatctatttactttcagatttttcttgtgataactcagccataactcactataactcagccgtcacatgacctttcgttttcccgtaaatattataattcaGCCGTAAATTCAcatatatcatccatttactttcagattgtttcttgtgataactcagccataactcactataactcagccgtcacatgacctttcgtttccCGTAATGattgtaactcagccgtaaagtcatatatatcatcaatttacttttagatttttcttgtgataactcagccataactcactataactcagccgtcacatgaccttttgttttcccgtaatgattataactcagccgtaaagcgatattttggcgtgAAACCatcagttaacctaataatagacatatttccattctaaatttaaattttgagttataataattttaatattcaattgttggagaaatatttttagaaaaataaaattctaaattcgaataataattatttaattatttgcaataataccttgtgataaaaagctcactttgtgaatttattatgcgtgtggatttgagctNaaattcaaattcaaattcaaattttgaattccttttaaataaaaaatcgctaaaatctcatttattacgcgtgtagttcttaacaataaacataattattgtttgcgtctccccaacaacactttttgtattctcgagaagatatataataaattaatatatatgttgcatAACNaatttattatgcgtgtggatttgagcaggcacaaaattagtgatttttcacgcttccctaacaacagtttttgtgacatcgagagacattttaatacttattaggaatctgacaaaacaaaatacccaagaaagaaagaaggttacgttttcatattattgagaagaccctaaacgataactcaaccataactcagccaaccctcaaattagaatgactaaataaccgaccaaactgaaccgaaccggaaactattttttccattattttcgtttaattacggttatattcggcttgctatcagttatattaagttaatcgacctaatttggataacatttgaattatttatatttatatattcatctaatcgacccataaccggaaataaccgaaaagtaatttcaaaaaaaatttaaattttcaaatggttatcatattagtatatccaaattaccaccttaaaccaaacacaatataaccaaaaccaaactgttatattaaaacccataatgttggaaatatgagccctaaacctcaaaccctaacccaccctaaccctaacccctaaatgttatgttttgaatgttttacacattttgatcagactgtgtaaaaatcaatctttttctataattattactttttattgcttataatgattgtaatattcattttttcattctatattttaatttttgagttgtaataattctaattaacaaatatttcataagccAGCCGTTTATGtagataactcagccatatcagtcaattgtttgagaaatacttttattaaaaaaaaattcaaattcaaattcaaattttgaattccttttaaataaaaaatcgctaaaatctcatttattacgcgtgtagttcttaacaataaacataattattgtttgcgtctccccaacaacactttttgtattctcgagaagatatataataaattaatatatatgttgcataactcagccataaattTACCaaaactcagccaaccctcaaattagaatgactaaataaccgaccaaaccgaactgaaccaaaaaaaaaaatccaattttgNAAATCAAtctttttctataattattactttttattgcttataatgattgtaatattcattttttcattctatattttaatttttgagttgtaataattctaattaacaaatatttcataagccAGCCGTTTATGtagataactcagccatatcagtcaattgtttgagaaatacttttattaaaaaaaaattcaaattcaaattcaaattttgaattccttttaaataaaaaatcgctaaaatctcatttattacgcgtgtagttcttaacaataaacataattattgtttgcgtctccccaacaacactttttgtattctcgagaagatatataataaattaatatatatgttgcataactcagccataaattTACCaaaactcagccaaccctcaaattagaatgactaaataaccgaccaaaccgaactgaaccaaaaaaaaaaatccaattttgtattacaattattataaccaataaaaagtaataattatagagaaagattgatttttacacattctcaccaTAATGTGttaaacatacaacacatgacgtttaggggttaggcTTAGCGTGAAGTACCCTTGTTTGAAAGAGTTTAATCTTGTCATCATAAGGATCCTTAACTTGAAACGTTATGAGAAACATAATCGCAGCAGCAAAGTGAAAATTGGCTTTAACAATCTTGATAAACTCAAATCTTGTGTCCtgtttttcaaaacataaattagcATATTGATCAAAGgcttataataaaaaaactagtTCCCTCACATTTTGTTTATTATGGTCATCAAGTGATTTCAGAGCGAGCCTCTTGAGTAAATCACCAGTGGTTTCTGATTCATCAACGAACTGATGGGAATCAAGAATCGCAGGATGGTAGTTGAAAACGCAGCGGAAGGACCTGAAATCTATATCAAACCCCTGCatgcatatcaaattaaacCTCAATGTCACAAAGttgttaaatattattattattatcataataaACCATAGATTAAGGGACATATATACATCGCTTTCCTTGACTTCTTTGGACATTATTTCTAGTTCTTCCTCCGGTGTGAACTTAGGCTCATCTTTCTCAGTCCGAGTCATGTATGGAGGCCTCTCGTAGCCACGACCCCCAGGTTTCCACAGCAAAAAAGCCATTTCAAGCCACTTAACCCAGCCTGAGACATATATGAAACCGTAATCGATCGGACCTTACTTTACACAAATCAGTGTAATTAAACTTTagataaatatatgaaaacttTGAATCGTACCTTCAAATTCACCCATCGGTCTCGTCACGAATCACAAATATCGCTAAGTACAGATGTATGAAAGTAGAGTAATGTTAAATCACAAATTCACCCATTTGTTCTATTATAGaagagtttttaattaataaaagctcaaagattaagaaacaataaatgTTGTATCATTTCACAAAATtcaactaatagaaaaaaatacagcagattttaaataatcaaaaattattaaattaatattaaaaatacatagaaatttgggaaaatcttataaaataaaacaaatagaaaaagcctaaaaaaaaaaaatggaacagaAGAAATAATATTCTATTTATTATACTCAAGTCCCttttatttccttatcttttttttctagcCTCATACTTTGAGTTTTGTTCAACAACGCCGGCCTAGTGAGTATTGGATCAAAGCCCAATAAACTCAGTCCCTTTTAAAAAGCCCATATGACGTGTGCAGCAGTAAGCGCGTAGACAATCACGTGCCTAGTCTACTCTGTTTCCTCCTTTGCACACCAACAGATATAGAGGGGGAGAATTCATGTAGCTACCGATTCTCATGTACGGGAATAATAATGATGAGTGGTATACGCCGTTGGATCAAAAACTCCACTTGAATTCGTTTTCTTTAATCTCTATAATTAATGGATCCGCTTGAATTTTCAGCAACGCGAACCAAATACTTATTAATATacgttttgttgtatttgtttccCGATATGATCCTAAAGaaacatttcatttttaaacaaaagaCTAACGACATAATTTTGCATGAATAAGTATGATATAACAACGATAATTTTgacataagaaagaaagaaaccataTAAAGTTAAAGAATGATCATTGATCAGTAACATTTGGCTAAGCGTCGATCACCGATACAGAAAAGAAGGAAGGAGTTATTAGTTATTacttctacaaaaaaaaaacaaaaaaaaaacaaaaaaaaacaaaaaaaaacaaagaggattgatgagttatatttttccaaattctttTGCAGTTCAAAACTACGATTGTAAGTATTTAATATCCAAATAAGCAAATTGacaacaataaaagaagaattagcaaattgtatatattttgttttctgcatAATTTGACCAGATGAATTTGAATATAAGACAATATTGGACTGCCGTCCATTCTGATTTTGATATCATTCTCAGAATTCATTCGgctaaagatatatatagatgataaatttaCGAAAAAAAGAGACTAGTTATTCGTAAATTTAGTTGTATAAGTATAAATTACTCCAACgtacatgatatatatacagtaaaacctctataaattaataatgttgggatcaaaacattttattaatttatagtgatattaatttatctataaattaataattattattttatagtgtaaattaataattattaatttatagatatatttttaattgtttaaattttttaaaattatgaattggaacaattatagaaaaataagattaaaatttcggattttataaattttatggtttaggaattgaaattataatatttagaaagcattattgacaataaattacaaatactatttttgactgatacacatgacatacataaattcaaatctatgaatgataatatcaattctcctattttaattatctatcaaattatcaaattgtaaatgatgcatatctaaaaattaaaactttaaaatttaattatttgtaagacatattataaaatattttagagaaatcattatagtttgaaaatacaacattacaattgttctatagaaatgagctttaggagaaacataaactattatatcagtatatatatatatatatttacaatattattaatttatgatattattgggaccagattttacatggagatttcaaaaaaattattattttattatcttatcgaatattgttaatttttacactggcccgacttgggaccatcaaaatttatcaatttatagtgtttattaatttatagagtattaatttatagaggttttactgtatatggaCAATATAAACAAGTTTTGTCTATTAGATCTGATGTATGAATTGTGTTAAAATCACAACGAGATAGACTACAAAGTTTTCGCGAACAAGCAAAAAtagatttacaaaaaaaaaaaaagattaaaatcaTCTGACCAAATACTGACATTATACTTGCAATGTGGCCGGcattagtaaataaattaatacaaattTAAGTCTATGTGCCTAACGATTAAACTTGTCTAACGTGTATATTTGGTCAGATGAATTTATCGGCCGAAGAtacaaaacacataaataaacgAAGCCATGTCTCAATAATGAATTTGACTTTGGCTCAAGTAATGTTCAACTTTGGTTGTGCTCAACTGCTCATTGCATTGCACCCATTAATGTATGGTTGATTGATTACACGATCCGTACTACATAGGAGGAAAACACGTTTTCATATTTTGACCTTTTTGGATATAGCAAAATATGGCTCTATTAGTACTTCTcgatgatttctttttttttttttttttttttNNNNNNNNNNNNNNNNNNNNNNNNNNNNNNNNNNNNNNNNNNNNNNttttttttttttttttttttttttttggtgtggcTTTTACTTGATAAGTTCATTTATTCAAATATGAGATGgtagaaagaaagaatcagagaaaaaaacagaaactaatttcatgtttttttttttgataaagaactAATTTATGATGTTGGAATGTTAAGAGCCAAACCTTTAACTTCTTATTCAAAGAAGGAAAATTTAAGAATAACCACAAAATGGTGATGAACATTATatgaataacaaaaacaaaggttttGATTATGCGTGTGAGCAATTGGACACTTTGATTTGGTGAGTCTTTAATAATGGTCAAACGATATTCTCGGCaaagtcctttttttttttttttcaactttgacAAGAAATAACATGTCTTTTGTCGTAGCCCACATATAATAAATCAATGACTTGGTTTGTTAggcaaatatttattattattacattgaAACTTACCATTTTTAATAAACTTAGAATATTTTTCTGTAGAAAAACTTTCCTCATATGGTCCAAGAGTGATGAAGCGTGTTTGTCTACGCGCTATAATAAAGCAAACCCTCGATTAGAATATGACGTAATATAAGAGGAaatgcaaacaaaaatattactagtattaattcaaaatttcaaagggcacaaaaaaatagtaatggGTTTTTGCTTTTTGGTATCTTCGTAGAACTTGAGCAGTGAAATCATATTAAATGCCAATGATCTTTAGAAATACATCGGCGTTtaataaagataaagaaaaatctTATGTACATAAGATTTAAAAACAGTTATTTTGTACTGAAATTATATGTCTTGTTCTAATGTAGATAAcgagttatttattttaaaacaaacttatatctaaaaaatataaattttacttttcaaaTTCTAAATCTAACTAATCATAATCTATGCATCACTAATCAtgaaatttaaaccctaacgcTAAAATGTTAATTCGAAATATTTGAATCCATTAAAAAGGCTAAACTGAAAACTTGCCTTATAGAATTTAAGGATAAAATCGTCAACATAAAGGtaagaaatatttatatgaGGTGGTCAATGTTGGATGTTGAATTTATCGACTCTAGTTACATTTCGCAAATATGAACCAAAAATAAGGTTGCTACTTTGAATACCCTATAAAACTTATGTGTAGTAGTAATCAGTTTTAGacactattttaaaaattcccgcctagcaccgattacgcccCACAAAATCGCTAGGTCCATCCTCTTTggctcgattaatgactaatccccacatagcatcgattatccgattataTCATCCAATCCGATTATTTCCcacttaattttgtatataccaattatttttgaagccaaatataaatcaaatatatatttttgttatttagacattgaaattactaatttatgatgttttacaataactaatgtacaaactattaactaaaatctttttttttttaaattacatttttatgtgtttactgtcattttaaagataatactatagttttatattttatttgatatttttgttttcacataaacagaattatacatatatttagtattatatatattattttattattaattttatagaaaaattctaaaattagtccccgattaatccccatttaatctccgattttctcgctaggcgctaggcccacccCGTCCGCCCGACTAttgcctagcgatttctaaaacatggGTTTTAGCTATTGTTGTTGctcaaaaacaatattattatgAATAGTAATTTCAACAAATTTAATGATTAATATTGAACTacagtatatttttgttttatacctcGTTGATTGGGTTTGTGCCTGCATAAGACATACTGAGCCAGTAAGTCATGATATTGTTAGAGTGAAGTACCCTTGTTTTAAAGAGTTTGATCTTGTCATCATAAGGATCCTTAACTTGAAATGTTATGAGAAACATAATGGCAGCAGTAAAGTGATAATTGGCTGTAACAATCTTGACAAACTTAAATAAcgctgattttttttaaaaaagaaatacataaataaGCATATTTATCAAAGGCATATAGACTAGTTCCCTCAAATTTTCTTGATAAGTAACGGTCATCAAGTTATTTCTGAGCGAGCCTCTTAAGTAAATCTTTAGTGGTGTCTATATTTATCAACGAATTGAACTGATGCGAATCAAGAATTGCAGGATGGTAGTTGA from Camelina sativa cultivar DH55 chromosome 7, Cs, whole genome shotgun sequence includes the following:
- the LOC104705202 gene encoding UPF0725 protein At4g29550-like produces the protein MGEFEGWVKWLEMAFLLWKPGGRGYERPPYMTRTEKDEPKFTPEEELEIMSKEVKESDGFDIDFRSFRCVFNYHPAILDSHQFVDESETTGDLLKRLALKSLDDHNKQNDTRFEFIKIVKANFHFAAAIMFLITFQVKDPYDDKIKLFQTRVLHAKPNP